In a genomic window of Vallitalea okinawensis:
- a CDS encoding GNAT family N-acetyltransferase, with the protein MRLYFLKSERLGFSKWEKEDLELAVGLWGDYNVTQLLDSRGKLSKEQVKERLEKELNLEKEYGVQYWPIFNLKTEEHIGCCGLRPYDLSNNIMEIGFHLKKAHWGQGYAYEAAQRVIAYVFSETNCRGLFAGHNPMNIGSRKLLEKLGFVYTHEEYYPGTGLHHPSYILNHSRTM; encoded by the coding sequence ATGAGATTATATTTTTTAAAATCAGAAAGATTAGGGTTCTCTAAGTGGGAGAAAGAGGATTTGGAATTAGCTGTAGGGCTTTGGGGAGACTATAATGTTACACAATTGCTTGATTCTAGGGGCAAACTATCTAAGGAACAAGTGAAAGAAAGATTGGAAAAAGAGTTGAATTTAGAAAAAGAATATGGTGTACAATATTGGCCAATTTTTAATTTGAAAACTGAAGAGCATATAGGGTGCTGTGGACTTAGACCCTATGATCTTTCAAATAATATTATGGAAATAGGTTTTCATTTGAAGAAGGCTCATTGGGGACAAGGATATGCATATGAAGCAGCACAGAGAGTTATAGCTTATGTTTTTTCTGAAACGAATTGCAGAGGTCTTTTTGCTGGCCACAATCCAATGAATATTGGATCTCGGAAACTCTTGGAGAAATTAGGCTTTGTTTATACTCATGAAGAATATTATCCAGGAACTGGTTTACATCATCCCTCTTACATACTAAATCATAGTAGAACAATGTAA
- a CDS encoding peptide chain release factor 3 yields the protein MSKENINFIDEVRRRRTFAIISHPDAGKTTLTEKFLLYGGAIRSAGSVKARRSQKHAVSDWMEIEKQRGISVTSSVLQFEYNNFCINILDTPGHQDFSEDTYRTLMAADSAVMVIDCSKGVEDQTKKLFQVCKMRGIPIFTFINKMDRAGRDPFDLLEDIEKVLGIKSYPMNWPVGNDNSFKGVFNRQKNQIELFGDGNHGQSIAEIITGEISDEKFTELLGEEVHNKLLGDIELLDIAGDEFEVDQILNGELTPVFFGSALTNFGVEPFLQSFLDITTPPQPRSSNLGDIDPEGKNFSGFIFKIQANMNPAHRDRIAFLRICSGKFEKGMAVNHVQKDKKVKLAQPQQFLAQDRAIVETAYPGDIIGIHDPGIFNIGDTLCQDQSKLEYAGIPQFAPEHFAKVSTINSLKRKQFLKGVTQLAEEGSIQVFKRPNIGVEQLIIGVVGVLQFEVLEYRLKNEYGVDITIERLPYRYIRWVEMDNFNANTFSLTMDTIIVENEKKDPVLLFKNEWSIRHVIERNEGVILKETSM from the coding sequence ATGTCAAAAGAAAATATCAACTTTATCGATGAAGTTCGAAGAAGAAGAACATTTGCAATTATATCTCATCCCGACGCTGGGAAAACTACTTTAACAGAAAAGTTCCTCTTATATGGTGGAGCTATTCGATCTGCGGGATCTGTAAAGGCAAGGAGATCACAAAAACATGCAGTATCTGATTGGATGGAAATTGAAAAGCAAAGAGGTATTTCTGTAACGTCAAGTGTACTTCAGTTCGAGTATAATAATTTTTGTATCAACATTCTTGATACACCTGGTCACCAAGATTTCAGTGAAGATACTTATAGAACATTAATGGCAGCAGATAGCGCTGTGATGGTTATTGACTGTTCTAAAGGGGTTGAAGACCAAACAAAAAAGCTATTTCAGGTTTGTAAGATGAGAGGAATACCTATCTTTACATTTATTAATAAGATGGACCGAGCTGGAAGAGATCCCTTCGATCTATTAGAGGATATAGAAAAAGTACTAGGTATTAAGTCATACCCAATGAATTGGCCTGTTGGTAATGATAATAGTTTCAAGGGCGTTTTTAATCGCCAAAAGAATCAAATTGAACTTTTTGGCGATGGTAACCATGGTCAATCAATTGCTGAAATAATAACAGGTGAAATATCAGATGAAAAGTTCACAGAGCTTTTAGGTGAAGAGGTCCATAATAAGCTACTGGGAGATATAGAATTACTAGATATAGCTGGTGATGAATTTGAAGTTGATCAAATACTTAACGGGGAACTTACCCCTGTGTTTTTTGGTAGTGCTTTAACCAACTTTGGCGTTGAACCATTTTTACAATCTTTCTTAGATATCACTACACCTCCTCAACCACGTAGTAGTAACTTAGGTGATATTGATCCAGAAGGTAAAAATTTTTCTGGCTTTATATTCAAAATTCAAGCCAACATGAATCCAGCTCATAGAGATAGGATTGCTTTCTTAAGAATTTGCTCAGGAAAGTTTGAAAAGGGTATGGCTGTGAATCATGTACAAAAAGATAAGAAGGTTAAACTTGCTCAACCACAACAGTTTTTGGCGCAAGATCGTGCCATAGTTGAAACGGCTTATCCAGGAGATATTATAGGTATTCATGACCCAGGTATTTTTAATATTGGTGATACATTATGTCAAGACCAATCAAAATTAGAATACGCTGGGATACCACAATTTGCACCTGAACATTTTGCTAAAGTATCTACCATCAATTCACTTAAGCGTAAGCAGTTTTTAAAAGGAGTTACTCAATTAGCTGAAGAAGGATCTATACAGGTGTTTAAACGCCCCAATATAGGTGTGGAGCAATTAATCATAGGTGTAGTTGGTGTTCTTCAATTCGAAGTCCTTGAATACCGTTTAAAAAATGAGTACGGTGTTGACATTACTATTGAACGACTACCTTACCGATATATCCGATGGGTGGAAATGGATAATTTTAATGCAAATACTTTTTCACTGACCATGGACACAATTATTGTAGAAAATGAAAAGAAAGATCCAGTATTATTGTTCAAAAATGAATGGTCAATTAGACATGTCATTGAACGAAATGAAGGTGTTATTTTAAAAGAAACATCTATGTAA
- a CDS encoding AraC family transcriptional regulator, with protein sequence MEAKTLQAIKAFNTPARIVVRTIDRHPHHWHDGIVIIQVLTGHIKLRVWAEDHYLKENDIVIFNIGEVHQLEGVTKGNLVLIAFIEASYCREHIKGFDQIIFFCNSVKYERFNPYKYQKLREHIDSLATCLVTKTDIEDIVLGLVEYICNEFDYISVGMYLEKFSARSIRRYKMLYETAFTTDGHLRKLNMKELADYIGISYDHLKKDIREKFGYGFKWLKNTVMVQQACRLLLTTNEPIIHISFICGFSDPKYLIKYFKIYYNCTPSQFRSLYRDSSCGQSLYNEYTLKEIFQYTNTKFSKTPFLSKKTM encoded by the coding sequence GTGGAAGCTAAGACTTTGCAAGCTATAAAAGCATTTAATACTCCGGCGAGAATTGTAGTAAGAACAATAGATAGGCATCCTCATCATTGGCATGATGGAATTGTCATTATACAGGTATTGACTGGTCATATTAAACTCAGAGTATGGGCTGAAGACCACTACCTAAAGGAGAATGATATCGTCATCTTCAATATTGGTGAAGTCCATCAACTAGAAGGTGTTACAAAAGGAAACTTAGTCTTAATAGCTTTTATCGAAGCATCCTATTGTAGAGAGCATATAAAAGGATTTGACCAAATCATTTTTTTCTGTAATTCTGTAAAGTATGAGAGATTTAATCCTTATAAATATCAAAAACTTAGGGAACATATAGACTCTCTTGCTACATGTTTAGTAACAAAAACAGATATAGAGGATATTGTTTTGGGTTTAGTTGAGTACATTTGCAATGAATTTGACTATATAAGTGTAGGAATGTATTTAGAAAAATTCTCTGCAAGATCCATTAGAAGGTACAAAATGCTTTATGAAACAGCATTTACAACAGATGGTCACCTTAGAAAACTCAACATGAAAGAATTAGCAGATTATATTGGCATTAGCTATGATCATTTAAAAAAGGATATTCGTGAAAAATTTGGTTATGGATTTAAATGGTTAAAGAATACAGTGATGGTTCAGCAGGCTTGTAGGCTTTTACTTACTACAAATGAACCTATCATACATATAAGCTTCATATGTGGTTTTTCTGATCCCAAATATCTAATAAAATACTTTAAAATCTACTATAATTGTACGCCTTCACAATTTAGAAGCTTATATCGCGATAGCAGTTGTGGGCAGAGTCTATATAATGAGTATACTTTAAAAGAAATATTCCAATATACTAATACAAAATTTTCAAAAACCCCCTTTTTATCAAAGAAAACTATGTAG
- a CDS encoding TrmH family RNA methyltransferase, whose amino-acid sequence MQRKYIGMQHDIIKSIKKLKKGDKCHPYRFIIEGHWDHEKVMDSRVNIESLIVCIDLIKTPFEDSIYRKCLAQANDIYYVSEKVIRKLCDKDKASGLISICTLPHFKIDTEMSNITKLIVLDGLETPGNIGTIFRSCDGSGIDAVIIVNERAKINSYKTIKASMGGSFTIPWYFFDSAIACQEWLVSNGYTLVLADPHSQHSFKRVNYGNKSALVVGNERYGLSKDWNLENSLKVSIPMLGKCDSLNVGVAASIILYEMCIKET is encoded by the coding sequence ATGCAAAGAAAATATATTGGAATGCAACATGATATTATAAAGAGTATAAAGAAACTTAAAAAAGGTGATAAATGCCATCCCTATAGATTTATCATTGAAGGTCACTGGGATCATGAAAAAGTTATGGATAGTCGAGTAAATATCGAGTCATTAATCGTTTGCATCGATCTCATTAAAACACCATTTGAAGACTCCATATATAGAAAGTGTTTGGCCCAAGCTAACGACATCTATTATGTATCTGAAAAAGTGATAAGAAAATTATGTGATAAAGACAAAGCCTCCGGCTTAATATCCATATGTACTTTACCTCATTTCAAAATAGATACTGAAATGAGTAACATAACTAAATTAATCGTTTTAGACGGATTAGAAACGCCTGGGAATATAGGTACCATTTTTAGATCCTGTGATGGCTCAGGAATAGATGCAGTTATTATCGTTAATGAAAGGGCGAAAATTAACAGTTATAAAACAATTAAAGCTAGTATGGGCGGCTCCTTTACCATTCCTTGGTACTTTTTTGATTCCGCAATCGCTTGTCAAGAATGGCTTGTATCCAATGGTTATACATTAGTTTTAGCTGATCCACATAGCCAACATAGTTTTAAAAGAGTCAACTATGGCAATAAGTCAGCATTAGTCGTTGGAAATGAAAGATATGGTCTTTCTAAGGATTGGAACTTAGAAAATAGTCTAAAAGTCTCTATACCAATGTTAGGTAAGTGCGATTCTCTTAATGTAGGTGTTGCTGCATCAATCATTTTATATGAAATGTGTATCAAAGAGACTTAA
- a CDS encoding arylamine N-acetyltransferase family protein, which produces MDKCYVFVHFCYLDEYIRKMVIPVNIDDYLRRIGISDEILPNLKSLRLIHRQHLQSVPFENLDVHLYNSINLDEESLFNKIVSRNRGGICYELNYLLYLLLAKIGFKVILLGGKVLEENGSYYDHLLIKTRIHSEEYLVDVGFGDNYFEPLKFICDLEQEDLKGMFKIEKVSKTSYKLCHKVEEVYQPVYTFINIEKTIEDFDERIAYFTQSPDSLFRKNLFCSIEKTSGRTSLKQDKIIITNNNSKKEYKVVSVKNYYEHLRSKFKLHLTPKELDSIDKLFFN; this is translated from the coding sequence ATGGACAAGTGTTATGTGTTTGTCCATTTTTGTTATTTAGATGAATACATTAGAAAGATGGTGATACCAGTGAACATAGATGATTATTTGAGAAGAATAGGTATTAGTGATGAAATACTACCTAATCTAAAAAGTTTAAGACTTATACATAGGCAACATTTACAATCAGTACCATTTGAAAACTTAGATGTACATCTGTATAACTCAATCAATCTTGATGAAGAATCATTATTTAATAAGATTGTATCCAGGAACCGTGGTGGTATTTGTTATGAACTTAACTATTTGCTTTACCTGCTACTAGCAAAAATAGGATTTAAGGTTATTCTTCTTGGTGGAAAGGTGCTGGAAGAAAATGGTTCATACTACGACCATCTCCTGATCAAGACAAGAATTCATTCTGAAGAATACCTTGTGGATGTAGGCTTTGGTGATAATTATTTTGAACCATTAAAGTTTATCTGTGATTTAGAACAAGAAGATTTAAAAGGGATGTTCAAAATTGAAAAAGTTAGTAAAACTTCATATAAACTATGTCATAAGGTGGAAGAGGTTTATCAACCCGTCTATACCTTTATTAATATAGAAAAGACTATTGAAGATTTTGACGAAAGAATAGCGTATTTTACACAATCACCTGACTCACTCTTTCGAAAAAACTTATTTTGCTCAATTGAAAAAACAAGTGGCAGAACATCTTTAAAGCAGGATAAAATAATCATTACTAATAATAACAGTAAGAAAGAGTATAAAGTAGTTTCAGTAAAGAATTATTATGAACACCTTAGAAGCAAATTTAAATTACATCTTACACCAAAAGAACTAGATAGTATTGATAAATTATTCTTTAATTAA
- a CDS encoding S8 family peptidase, whose translation MDIDLRQEDLNEELNCHYVITSEDYVDIYYRMKGNIEEAAKQSGAVCVQDIVDGIPLFHIKMEPEDCQEFYFNSEYLALPNLYGLSSISSIEAAGIGPVIKSESLAVTGNGVLVGIIDTGIDYTHEAFIYEDNTSKVVNIWDQTLAGSPPEGFLYGTEYSQEQINEALQSEDPLSIVPSTDEIGHGTFLAGLAAGRPKRSEKFQGAAPDADLIVVKLKQAKKCIKDFFQVKDGAIAYETNDIYQATKYILAVAKKFKKPIVILYAFASSDGPHNGKSKFEEFLAQQGDSIGVVIITSAGNEANTDHHYRGIIPDGENKDKVEMNVAENEKGVFLNAWIPLPDKFSIEIISPTGNTTGIFPLKSRTWQDYTFALEGTMVHVHYDLLDERAGGEIITVIINKPSAGLWTLVIHGETVINGVFDIYLPTKGFIEDDTIFLKPDPNITVVIPSTNPGTITVGAYNEVINSIYFSSGRGYTRENRVKPDIVAPGVNAVGPYPNNQYGVMSGTSVSSAITAGASALILEWGIVKGNDLSINTTATKAYLVRGANRKKGLKYPNREWGFGELDLLNTFKEL comes from the coding sequence ATGGATATTGATTTAAGGCAAGAGGATTTAAATGAAGAGCTAAACTGTCACTATGTTATAACATCTGAGGATTATGTAGATATTTATTATAGAATGAAGGGAAACATAGAAGAAGCTGCCAAACAATCAGGAGCAGTATGTGTTCAAGATATAGTTGATGGTATTCCTTTATTCCATATAAAAATGGAACCTGAAGATTGCCAGGAGTTTTATTTTAATAGTGAGTACTTAGCATTACCTAATCTATATGGACTATCAAGTATAAGTAGTATAGAAGCTGCTGGGATAGGTCCAGTTATTAAAAGTGAAAGTTTAGCAGTTACAGGAAATGGGGTTCTAGTAGGAATAATCGATACGGGCATTGATTATACCCATGAAGCTTTTATATATGAAGATAATACAAGTAAGGTTGTAAATATATGGGATCAAACCCTTGCTGGATCGCCTCCAGAAGGCTTTCTTTATGGGACAGAATATTCACAAGAACAGATTAATGAGGCACTTCAATCAGAGGACCCCTTATCAATCGTACCTTCCACTGATGAAATTGGTCATGGAACTTTTTTAGCAGGTCTGGCTGCAGGAAGACCAAAGCGGTCAGAAAAGTTTCAAGGGGCAGCACCTGATGCAGATCTAATTGTAGTTAAGTTAAAGCAGGCTAAGAAATGTATAAAAGACTTTTTTCAAGTTAAAGATGGTGCAATAGCTTATGAGACTAACGATATTTATCAAGCTACTAAATACATATTAGCAGTAGCCAAGAAATTCAAAAAACCAATTGTTATTTTATATGCTTTTGCTTCATCAGATGGACCACATAATGGAAAAAGTAAATTTGAAGAGTTTTTAGCCCAACAAGGAGACTCCATAGGCGTTGTTATCATTACGTCAGCAGGAAATGAAGCGAATACAGATCATCATTATCGTGGGATTATCCCAGATGGTGAGAATAAGGATAAGGTTGAAATGAATGTGGCAGAAAATGAAAAAGGGGTTTTTTTGAATGCGTGGATTCCACTTCCAGATAAGTTCAGTATTGAAATAATCTCACCAACTGGAAATACTACTGGAATTTTCCCTTTGAAATCACGCACATGGCAAGACTATACCTTTGCCCTAGAAGGTACAATGGTTCATGTACACTATGATTTGTTAGATGAACGGGCTGGAGGGGAAATCATTACTGTCATTATTAATAAACCTTCAGCTGGTTTATGGACACTTGTCATTCATGGGGAAACTGTTATTAATGGAGTATTTGATATATATCTGCCTACTAAAGGTTTTATCGAAGATGATACTATTTTTTTAAAACCAGATCCCAATATAACTGTTGTTATACCATCTACAAATCCTGGAACGATTACAGTAGGTGCTTATAATGAAGTAATAAATAGCATCTATTTCTCTTCCGGTCGTGGTTATACACGAGAGAATAGAGTAAAACCTGACATAGTTGCTCCTGGGGTTAACGCTGTTGGACCATATCCAAACAATCAATATGGTGTTATGTCTGGAACCAGCGTGAGTTCTGCAATTACTGCAGGAGCCAGTGCACTTATATTAGAGTGGGGTATCGTTAAAGGGAATGACTTAAGTATTAATACTACAGCAACTAAAGCATATCTGGTACGAGGAGCAAATAGAAAGAAAGGGCTAAAATATCCCAACAGAGAATGGGGATTTGGTGAATTAGATCTATTAAACACTTTTAAAGAATTATAG
- a CDS encoding AlkZ-related protein, with amino-acid sequence MSQKSMFLKDTIDKNGFLVLNHSKDLPSVMDIGGDWYSVLELIEERHIYVCKLIKGRTTYLSKELYYALKPFLQDAILNEEEEKIYSFIDTNEDVNTKILKFALNLESKVFKKALENMQKNLLITVLHGDQTLTASWSTYCWGTFKQWEETDPHPIIMEVEEAYEVAIRFLSPYLTEKQLKNLLKLKA; translated from the coding sequence TTGTCTCAAAAAAGTATGTTTCTGAAAGATACTATTGATAAAAATGGATTTCTTGTCCTGAATCATTCCAAGGATTTACCAAGTGTAATGGATATAGGTGGCGATTGGTATTCAGTTTTAGAGTTAATCGAGGAACGTCATATATATGTCTGTAAACTTATTAAGGGAAGAACAACATATCTATCAAAAGAACTTTATTATGCACTTAAACCTTTTCTGCAAGATGCAATACTTAATGAGGAGGAAGAGAAAATATATTCTTTTATAGATACAAATGAAGACGTGAATACGAAAATCCTCAAATTTGCTCTAAACTTAGAGTCTAAAGTATTTAAAAAAGCACTAGAAAACATGCAGAAGAATTTGCTCATAACAGTTTTACATGGTGACCAAACTTTAACAGCAAGTTGGTCTACGTATTGTTGGGGGACTTTTAAGCAATGGGAAGAGACTGACCCACACCCAATAATTATGGAGGTAGAGGAGGCATATGAAGTAGCAATCAGGTTTCTAAGTCCATATTTAACAGAAAAACAGTTGAAGAATCTTCTTAAATTGAAGGCCTGA